From a region of the Sebastes umbrosus isolate fSebUmb1 chromosome 10, fSebUmb1.pri, whole genome shotgun sequence genome:
- the LOC119495839 gene encoding N-acylneuraminate-9-phosphatase, whose amino-acid sequence MVRNKSTPKRSDQYLGVNKHCSPAMDGNAVKAILFDLDNTLIRTKQAGREAIRKTTELLKTTLALDENTISTICDKFKQKLLHESFDPSAGRSIDEVRVGHWQESIQEAVGSRSTSSLAAKCYYMWKNSRLEVLSLSPEISNLLKQLRSRYKLLLLTNGEAQTQREKVKAVGCEEFFDAIVIGGEHAEQKPFISIFKFCFNKLELEAQDCVIVGDSLDTDIQGGFNAKVRATVWISSAGGAVPDGSVKPDYTIPTVLDLPGILQQLK is encoded by the exons ATGGTCCGCAATAAATCGACCCCGAAGCGAAGCGACCAGTATTTAGGTGTAAATAAACACTGTTCTCCGGCTATGGACGGTAATGCTGTGAAGGCGATACTGTTTGACTTGGACAACACGCTCATAAGAACAAAACAAGCAGGTAGAGAGGCGATAAGAAAG ACCACTGAACTTTTGAAGACCACGCTGGCCCTTGATGAAAACACCATCAGCACCATTTGTGACAAGTTCAAGCAGAAGCTTTTGCATGAGAGCTTCGACCCCTCGGCTGGCAGATCCATTGATGAGGTTCGTGTGGGTCACTGGCAGGAGAGCATCCAGGAGGCTGTGGGCAGTCGTTCCACATCCTCATTAGCAGCTAAGTGCTACTACATGTGGAAAAACAGTCGCCTGGAGGTTCTCAGTCTGTCCCCTGAAATAAGCAACCTCCTGAAACAACTGCGCAGCAGAtacaagctgctgctgctgaccaaCGGGGAAGCTCagactcagagagagaaagtgaaggCAGTCGGATGTGAGGAGTTCTTCGATGCCATTGTGATCGGGGGAGAACATGCAGAGCAGAAACCATTCATCTCCATCTTCAAATTTTGTTTTAACAAGCTGGAGCTGGAGGCCCAGGATTGTGTTATAGTGGGAGACTCTCTGGACACAGATATTCAGGGGGGCTTTAATGCCAAAGTACGAGCTACAGTTTGGATCAGCAGTGCAGGAGGTGCTGTGCCAGATGGTTCAGTGAAACCAGACTACACTATCCCTACTGTGCTGGACCTGCCAGGTATTCTACAGCAACTGAAATAA
- the polr1b gene encoding DNA-directed RNA polymerase I subunit RPA2, with the protein MDSSAKWNNLQKGPSLKNLTEGGFGVLKESQHGAVQDLTKAHIESFDQAVTEGLSRVVQAIPPLEFTFKNERIGLAFVEATLYNPMVAKGSICREMKLFPAECRGRRCTYKGKLVADVSWSINGVPKGIIKQSMGHVPIMVKSKLCNLHGMSPKELVEHHEEAEEMGGYFIVNGNEKVIRMLIMPRRNYPIAMSRPKWKSRGQGYTQYGISMRCVKEEHTGVNMNLHYLENGTVMLNFIYQKELFFLPLGFALKALADFTDFQIYQELIKGHEDNSFYKSCASEMLRIVMEEGCTTRSKVLNYLGERFRVKMNLPEWYTNEQCAHFLLDECICIHLKTDMEKFYLLCLMTRKLFTFAKQECMEENPDSIMCQEVLTPGQLYLMFMKERLSAWLQSVKLSFEKKGSRVSGNLSPENMMKIFNLGSDLTKPFEYLLATGNLSSKTGLGMLQNTGLCVVADKLNFIRYLSHFRCVHRGAAFAKMRTTSVRKLLPESWGFLCPVHTPDGEPCGLMNHMTAICEIVAPTLPTISLPALLCSLGVTPVDGSPGQAFSNCYPVVLDGAVVGWVETELVQVVVDSLRRFKVLKEKKIPPWTEIVLVPKTGKASLYPGLFLFTTPCRMVRPVRNLALGQQELIGTFEQLYINVGILEDEIEPGVTTHQELFPHSMLSVVASFIPYSDHNQSPRNMYQCQMGKQTMGFPLHSFMDRSDNKLYRLQTPQSPLVRPSMYDHYNLDNYPSGTNAIVAVISYTGYDMEDAMIVNKSSWERGFAHGSIYKTELVDLADKVRGDDGIVFGTKPGDPKVNEKLDADGLPYIGSTLQYGDPFYGYINLNTGQTFVNFYKSQEACVVDNIKICSNDTGSGRFKRVCITVRVPRNPTIGDKFASRHGQKGILSRLWPAEDMPFTESGMAPDILFNPHGFPSRMTIGMLIESMAGKSGALHGLSHDATPFTFSEENSALEYFGEMLKAGGYNYYGTERLYSGVSGQELEADIFIGVVYYQRLRHMVSDKFQVRTTGARDKVTNQPVGGRNIQGGIRFGEMERDALLAHGSSFLLHDRLFNCSDRSVTQVCVDCGSLLSPLLEKPPPYWSAMRHRKTVCTLCGKSDSIDSVSVPYVFRYFVAELAAMNIKVKLDVK; encoded by the exons ATGGACTCTTCAGCAAAGTGGAATAATCTGCAGAAAGGTCCGAGTCTAAAGAACCTGACAGAAGGAGGATTTGGTGTCCTGAAGGAGTCTCAACATGGAGCTGTTCAGGACTTGACCAAAGCTCACATCGAGTCGTTTGACCAGGCTGTAACTGAGGGGCTCAGTCGGGTTGTTCAG GCCATCCCTCCCTTGGAGTTCACGTTCAAAAATGAGAGGATTGGCCTTGCGTTTGTTGAAGCCACCCTCTACAACCCAATGGTCGCCAAAGGGAGCATCTGCAGGGAAATGAAGTTGTTTCCAGCAGAGTGCAGGGGAAGAAGATGTACATACAAAGGAAAGCTGGTG GCTGACGTCAGCTGGTCAATCAACGGAGTTCCCAAAGGCATCATCAAACAGTCCATGGGTCACGTGCCAATCATGGTGAAATCCAAGCTGTGTAACCTGCATGGCATGTCCCCCAAAGAGCTTGTAGAACACCACGAAGAAGCAGAG GAAATGGGAGGTTATTTCATTGTGAATGGGAATGAGAAGGTTATCCGAATGCTGATAATGCCTAGGAGGAACTATCCGATCGCCATGTCAAGACCAAAGTGGAAGAGCAGAGGCCAGGGATACACTCAGTATG GTATTTCCATGCGTTGCGTGAAGGAAGAGCACACTGGCGTCAACATGAACCTCCATTATCTGGAAAACGGGACTGTGATGCTGAACTTCATTTATCAGAAGGAACTCTTCTTCCTCCCACTAGGTTTTGCACTTAAG GCCCTGGCGGACTTCACAGATTTCCAAATCTACCAGGAACTTATCAAGGGCCATGAGGACAATTCTTTCTATAAGAGCTGTGCATCTGAGATGCTGCGCATTGTGATGGAGGAGGGCTGCACCACCCGCAGCAAGGTGCTTAATTACCTCGGAGAGCGCTTCAGGGTTAAGATGAACCTTCCTGAGTGGTACACAAACGAGCAGTGTGCACACTTCCTGCTAGA TGAGTGCATCTGTATCCACCTGAAGACAGACATGGAGAAGTTCTACCTGCTGTGTCTGATGACCAGGAAGCTTTTCACGTTTGCCAAGCAGGAGTGTATGGAGGAAAACCCTGACAGCATTATGTGTCAGGAAGTGCTCACCCCCGGTCAGCTCTATCTCATGTTTATGAAG GAGAGACTGTCTGCCTGGTTGCAATCTGTGAAGCTGTCCTTTGAAAAGAAAGGCAGCAGAGTGAGTGGAAATTTGAGCcctgaaaacatgatgaagataTTCAACTTGGGCAGTGACCTGACCAAACCCTTTGAATATCTGCTGGCCACCGGGAACCTCAGCTCCAAGACAG gtcttggCATGCTGCAGAACACTGGCCTGTGTGTGGTAGCTGACAAGCTCAACTTCATCCGCTACCTCTCCCACTTCCGCTGCGTGCACAGAGGAGCAGCATTCGCCAAGATGAGGACCACCTCTGTTCGTAAGCTGCTGCCCGAGTCCTGGGGCTTCCTGTGTCCCGTCCACACTCCAGATGGAGAGCCTTGTGGACTCATGAACCACATGACGGCCATCTGTGAGATTGTGGCACCAACCTTGCCCACCATATCCctgcctgctctgctctgttccCTTG GTGTCACTCCAGTGGATGGATCTCCTGGCCAAGCCTTTTCAAACTGCTACCCTGTGGTCCTGGACGGGGCTGTTGTAGGCTGGGTGGAGACTGAATTAGTTCAAGTCGTGGTCGACTCCCTGCGCAGGTTCAAG GtgctgaaagagaagaagatcCCTCCCTGGACTGAGATTGTTCTGGTTCCAAAAACAGGCAAGGCCAGCTTGTACCCAGGCCTGTTCCTCTTCACAACACCCTGCCGTATGGTGCGGCCCGTACGCAACTTGGCTCTTGGCCAGCAGGAATTGATTGGCACCTTTGAACAA CTTTACATCAATGTAGGCATCTTGGAGGATGAGATCGAGCCAGGAGTGACCACACATCAGGAGCTCTTCCCTCACAGTATGCTCAGTGTGGTGGCTAGCTTCATCCCCTACTCAGACCACAACCAGAGTCCTAGGAACATGTACCAGTGTCAGATGG GTAAGCAGACTATGGGTTTCCCCCTGCACTCATTCATGGATCGCTCAGATAACAAGCTGTACCGGCTCCAGACCCCACAGAGCCCACTGGTCAGGCCCTCGATGTACGACCACTACAACCTGGACAACTACCCCAGCGGCACAAACGCCATCGTGGCCGTCATATCCTACACAGGCTACGACATGGAAGACGCCATG ATTGTGAACAAGTCATCATGGGAAAGAGGCTTTGCCCATGGAAGTATCTACAAGACTGAGCTGGTGGACCTGGCAGACAAAGTGAGGGGAGACGACGGCATTGTGTTTGGGACCAAACCAGGTGACCCTAAAGTAAATGAAAAACTAGACGCTGATGGACTACCATACATTGGATCAACACTTCAGTATGGAGACCCCTTCTATGGCTACATCAACCTCAACACTGGCCAGACCTTCGTCAACTTCTACAA GAGCCAAGAGGCCTGCGTTGTGGACAATATAAAGATCTGCAGCAATGACACTGGCTCAGGCCGTTTTAAACGTGTCTGCATCACCGTACGAGTGCCACGAAATCCCACCATTGGTGACAAGTTTGCCAGTCGCCACGGTCAGAAGGGCATCCTGAGTCGCCTGTGGCCGGCCGAGGACATGCCCTTCACAGAGAGCGGCATGGCTCCTGACATCCTGTTCAACCCCCACGGCTTCCCCTCCCGCATGACCATCGGGATGCTGATTGAGAGCATGGCGGGCAAGTCTGGCGCCCTACACGGCCTGAGCCACGACGCCACGCCCTTCACCTTCTCAGAGGAGAACTCTGCGCTCGAGTACTTTGGTGAAATGCTCAAGGCAGGTGGATATAACTACTACGGCACGGAGCGGCTGTATAGTGGAGTGAGTGGCCAAGAGCTAGAGGCCGACATCTTCATTGGAGTCGTCTATTACCAGCGGCTACGTCACATGGTCTCCGACAAGTTCCAGGTGAGGACCACCGGAGCACGAGACAAGGTGACCAACCAGCCAGTGGGAGGGAGGAACATCCAGGGAGGTATCCGTTTTGGGGAGATGGAGCGAGACGCCCTGCTGGCCCACGGCTCTTCATTCCTGCTTCATGATCGCCTCTTCAACTGCTCGGACCGATCAGTAACTCAGGTGTGTGTCGACTGCGGCAGCCTGCTCTCCCCTCTGTTAGAGAAACCACCACCCTACTGGTCGGCCATGCGCCACCGTAAGACTGTCTGCACTCTGTGTGGTAAAAGTGACTCTATTGACTCCGTGTCTGTTCCTTATGTCTTCCGCTACTTTGTGGCCGAGCTCGCAGCAATGAACATCAAAGTGAAATTAGATGTTAAGTAA